One stretch of Cygnus olor isolate bCygOlo1 chromosome 1, bCygOlo1.pri.v2, whole genome shotgun sequence DNA includes these proteins:
- the NOBOX gene encoding homeobox protein NOBOX isoform X2 codes for MSPLGLAAIYQAEPSRTGRRRAGMDGAGAKEERVPQGLECKNKEEDMLLNTEHFVIDADPVGGHGTGGNVPSVFQSATIKEEVENSLGREDRTSLVKDEEGDGSYCMLQAAASTSEDSAALDCPINFASASGQLTNFLSDVNSVPLLPVVEIAQEPTDKSELHEQCEVYYLDETEKGTKKNNNDRSGMCAEKVTSGISGDLCRLASLQDASGPAICRSSTCPSASVAAQQSYKLSSFLESGSIHGETKEKKELCDNPEILQPVKKKSRTFYSAEQLEELEKMFQEDHYPDNEKRREIATVVGVTPQRIMVWFQNRRAKWRKTEKLNVKGKKKYSASALSVPTGPDSSGVPLLPMPPLPDFVHDQSAVLNVDTTAGNCSSLLTGHSAPLASSSVSSVAGMVAACGAVQTKTLLQFNFSSSRMECFPSLPSPPPIRRASLPPSLSFNPRNRIVPLMLDTPDSECSLSSQENGSREAFTYSIQNQGLCSPVSCDYPEQLVSPGSIETPYCQYSSQGGTYQLPQYPQQHQLSQFHHLPVHLASNVLSSVRLTPTTPTESSTSFLPLPGNSGVVTCGTAGATQGYVQNHMGGQLVLQQPSGNSGITAYQAVPWNDFYMQGAPFLNQSHSRMQSSSTAGRQYFSEQTSYTQPPCQPSSPCFLQVPNGTALGSMPHTGKQKEITTPGQSLCQSHQTAPELTSLAEREEVESSSKKGESIADIKEEAND; via the exons TGTGCCATCTGTGTTCCAAAGTGCAACTATAAAAGAGGAAGTTGAGAATAGTTTGGGAAGAGAAGATAGGACCAGCCTTGTGAAGGATGAGGAGGGAGATGGCAGTTACTgcatgctgcaggcagctgcgTCAACTTCTGAAGACTCTGCAGCCCTTGACTGCCCAATCAACTTTGCCTCAGCATCTGGACAGCTGACAAATTTCCTCAGTGACGTGAATTCAGTGCCCCTACTTCCTGTGGTTGAGATTGCACAGGAACCCACAGATAAGTCAGAGTTACATGAACAGTGTGAGGTTTATTATTTGGACGAGACTGAAAAGgggacaaagaaaaataataatgacagAAGTGGAATGTGTGCTGAGAAAGTCACTAGTGGCATCTCTGGAGATCTCTGCAGGCTAGCATCATTACAGGATGCGTCTGGCCCAGCTATTTGCAGATCATCCACATGTCCTTCAGCCAGTGTTGCAGCTCAGCAGTCCTACAAGCTGTCTTCATTCCTGGAATCTGGAAGTATCCATGGtgaaaccaaggaaaaaaaagagctatgTGACAACCCAGAAATCCTGCAACCTGTCAAGAAGAAGTCACGTACCTTCTATAGTGCAG AGCAGCTAGAAGAGTTGGAGAAGATGTTCCAGGAAGACCACTACCCTGATAATGAGAAGAGGAGGGAGATTGCAACAGTGGTTGGGGTGACACCACAGCGCATCATG GTCTGGTTTCAGAATCGCAGGGCAAAGTGGCGAAAAACAGAGAAGTTGAAtgtgaaaggcaagaaaaaatactCAGCATCAGCCCTGTCAGTCCCTACAGGGCCAGACAGTTCTGG GGTCCCTCTTCTGCCCATGCCTCCGTTGCCTGACTTTGTTCATGACCAGTCTGCTGTGTTGAATGTAGACACTACAGCTGGGAACTGCTCCAGCCTGCTCACTGGGCATTCTGCACCGCTTGCTTCCTCCTCAG TCTCTTCAGTGGCAGGAATGGTGGCAGCTTGTGGAGCAGTTCAGACAAAGACATTACTGCAGTTCAACTTCAGTTCCAGCAGAATGGAGTGCTTCCCTAGTCTCCCCAGCCCTCCGCCCATTCGCAGGGCCagcctccctcccagcctgtCCTTCAACCCCCGCAACCGTATTGTTCCCTTGATGCTGGACACTCCTGACAGTGAATGCAGCTTGTCCAGTCAAGAAAATGGATCCAGGGAGGCCTTCACTTACAGCATCCAGAATCAAGG CTTGTGTTCACCAGTTTCCTGTGATTACCCTGAGCAGCTGGTGTCTCCAGGCAGCATAGAGACCCCATACTGTCAGTACAGCAGCCAGGGTGGAACTTACCAACTGCCCCAGTatcctcagcagcaccagctctcCCAGTTCCACCATCTGCCAGTTCACCTGGCCAGCAATGTGCTCTCCAGTGTCCGCCTCACTCCTACAACACCCACTGAGTCCAGtacctccttccttcccttacCTGGCAACAGTGGGGTTGTCACCTGTGGGACAGCAGGAGCCACACAAGGCTATGTACAGAACCACATGGGGGGACAGCTTGTGTTACAGCAGCCGAGTGGAAACTCAG GCATCACTGCCTATCAGGCTGTCCCCTGGAATGATTTCTATATGCAGGGAGCTCCATTTTTGAATCAGTCGCACTCACGAATGCAATCTTCTAGCACAGCAGGACGACAATATTTCTCAGAGCAAACTTCCTACACCCAGCCACCTTGCCAGCCCTCCTCTCCATGTTTCCTTCAAGTGCCCAATGGAACAGCACTAGGATCCATGCCACATAcgggaaaacagaaggaaataacaACACCAGGCCAGAGTTTGTGCCAGAGCCACCAAACAGCGCCAGAGTTGACATCACTTGCTGAAAGAGAGGAAGtagagagcagcagcaagaaggGAGAGAGTATTGCTG atattaAAGAAGAAGCTAATGACTGA
- the NOBOX gene encoding homeobox protein NOBOX isoform X3, translating into MFEYLHVSHIAFFSVALLAALYPECKNKEEDMLLNTEHFVIDADPVGGHGTGGNVPSVFQSATIKEEVENSLGREDRTSLVKDEEGDGSYCMLQAAASTSEDSAALDCPINFASASGQLTNFLSDVNSVPLLPVVEIAQEPTDKSELHEQCEVYYLDETEKGTKKNNNDRSGMCAEKVTSGISGDLCRLASLQDASGPAICRSSTCPSASVAAQQSYKLSSFLESGSIHGETKEKKELCDNPEILQPVKKKSRTFYSAEQLEELEKMFQEDHYPDNEKRREIATVVGVTPQRIMVWFQNRRAKWRKTEKLNVKGKKKYSASALSVPTGPDSSGVPLLPMPPLPDFVHDQSAVLNVDTTAGNCSSLLTGHSAPLASSSVSSVAGMVAACGAVQTKTLLQFNFSSSRMECFPSLPSPPPIRRASLPPSLSFNPRNRIVPLMLDTPDSECSLSSQENGSREAFTYSIQNQGLCSPVSCDYPEQLVSPGSIETPYCQYSSQGGTYQLPQYPQQHQLSQFHHLPVHLASNVLSSVRLTPTTPTESSTSFLPLPGNSGVVTCGTAGATQGYVQNHMGGQLVLQQPSGNSAGITAYQAVPWNDFYMQGAPFLNQSHSRMQSSSTAGRQYFSEQTSYTQPPCQPSSPCFLQVPNGTALGSMPHTGKQKEITTPGQSLCQSHQTAPELTSLAEREEVESSSKKGESIADIKEEAND; encoded by the exons TGTGCCATCTGTGTTCCAAAGTGCAACTATAAAAGAGGAAGTTGAGAATAGTTTGGGAAGAGAAGATAGGACCAGCCTTGTGAAGGATGAGGAGGGAGATGGCAGTTACTgcatgctgcaggcagctgcgTCAACTTCTGAAGACTCTGCAGCCCTTGACTGCCCAATCAACTTTGCCTCAGCATCTGGACAGCTGACAAATTTCCTCAGTGACGTGAATTCAGTGCCCCTACTTCCTGTGGTTGAGATTGCACAGGAACCCACAGATAAGTCAGAGTTACATGAACAGTGTGAGGTTTATTATTTGGACGAGACTGAAAAGgggacaaagaaaaataataatgacagAAGTGGAATGTGTGCTGAGAAAGTCACTAGTGGCATCTCTGGAGATCTCTGCAGGCTAGCATCATTACAGGATGCGTCTGGCCCAGCTATTTGCAGATCATCCACATGTCCTTCAGCCAGTGTTGCAGCTCAGCAGTCCTACAAGCTGTCTTCATTCCTGGAATCTGGAAGTATCCATGGtgaaaccaaggaaaaaaaagagctatgTGACAACCCAGAAATCCTGCAACCTGTCAAGAAGAAGTCACGTACCTTCTATAGTGCAG AGCAGCTAGAAGAGTTGGAGAAGATGTTCCAGGAAGACCACTACCCTGATAATGAGAAGAGGAGGGAGATTGCAACAGTGGTTGGGGTGACACCACAGCGCATCATG GTCTGGTTTCAGAATCGCAGGGCAAAGTGGCGAAAAACAGAGAAGTTGAAtgtgaaaggcaagaaaaaatactCAGCATCAGCCCTGTCAGTCCCTACAGGGCCAGACAGTTCTGG GGTCCCTCTTCTGCCCATGCCTCCGTTGCCTGACTTTGTTCATGACCAGTCTGCTGTGTTGAATGTAGACACTACAGCTGGGAACTGCTCCAGCCTGCTCACTGGGCATTCTGCACCGCTTGCTTCCTCCTCAG TCTCTTCAGTGGCAGGAATGGTGGCAGCTTGTGGAGCAGTTCAGACAAAGACATTACTGCAGTTCAACTTCAGTTCCAGCAGAATGGAGTGCTTCCCTAGTCTCCCCAGCCCTCCGCCCATTCGCAGGGCCagcctccctcccagcctgtCCTTCAACCCCCGCAACCGTATTGTTCCCTTGATGCTGGACACTCCTGACAGTGAATGCAGCTTGTCCAGTCAAGAAAATGGATCCAGGGAGGCCTTCACTTACAGCATCCAGAATCAAGG CTTGTGTTCACCAGTTTCCTGTGATTACCCTGAGCAGCTGGTGTCTCCAGGCAGCATAGAGACCCCATACTGTCAGTACAGCAGCCAGGGTGGAACTTACCAACTGCCCCAGTatcctcagcagcaccagctctcCCAGTTCCACCATCTGCCAGTTCACCTGGCCAGCAATGTGCTCTCCAGTGTCCGCCTCACTCCTACAACACCCACTGAGTCCAGtacctccttccttcccttacCTGGCAACAGTGGGGTTGTCACCTGTGGGACAGCAGGAGCCACACAAGGCTATGTACAGAACCACATGGGGGGACAGCTTGTGTTACAGCAGCCGAGTGGAAACTCAG CAGGCATCACTGCCTATCAGGCTGTCCCCTGGAATGATTTCTATATGCAGGGAGCTCCATTTTTGAATCAGTCGCACTCACGAATGCAATCTTCTAGCACAGCAGGACGACAATATTTCTCAGAGCAAACTTCCTACACCCAGCCACCTTGCCAGCCCTCCTCTCCATGTTTCCTTCAAGTGCCCAATGGAACAGCACTAGGATCCATGCCACATAcgggaaaacagaaggaaataacaACACCAGGCCAGAGTTTGTGCCAGAGCCACCAAACAGCGCCAGAGTTGACATCACTTGCTGAAAGAGAGGAAGtagagagcagcagcaagaaggGAGAGAGTATTGCTG atattaAAGAAGAAGCTAATGACTGA
- the NOBOX gene encoding homeobox protein NOBOX isoform X1, giving the protein MSPLGLAAIYQAEPSRTGRRRAGMDGAGAKEERVPQGLECKNKEEDMLLNTEHFVIDADPVGGHGTGGNVPSVFQSATIKEEVENSLGREDRTSLVKDEEGDGSYCMLQAAASTSEDSAALDCPINFASASGQLTNFLSDVNSVPLLPVVEIAQEPTDKSELHEQCEVYYLDETEKGTKKNNNDRSGMCAEKVTSGISGDLCRLASLQDASGPAICRSSTCPSASVAAQQSYKLSSFLESGSIHGETKEKKELCDNPEILQPVKKKSRTFYSAEQLEELEKMFQEDHYPDNEKRREIATVVGVTPQRIMVWFQNRRAKWRKTEKLNVKGKKKYSASALSVPTGPDSSGVPLLPMPPLPDFVHDQSAVLNVDTTAGNCSSLLTGHSAPLASSSVSSVAGMVAACGAVQTKTLLQFNFSSSRMECFPSLPSPPPIRRASLPPSLSFNPRNRIVPLMLDTPDSECSLSSQENGSREAFTYSIQNQGLCSPVSCDYPEQLVSPGSIETPYCQYSSQGGTYQLPQYPQQHQLSQFHHLPVHLASNVLSSVRLTPTTPTESSTSFLPLPGNSGVVTCGTAGATQGYVQNHMGGQLVLQQPSGNSAGITAYQAVPWNDFYMQGAPFLNQSHSRMQSSSTAGRQYFSEQTSYTQPPCQPSSPCFLQVPNGTALGSMPHTGKQKEITTPGQSLCQSHQTAPELTSLAEREEVESSSKKGESIADIKEEAND; this is encoded by the exons TGTGCCATCTGTGTTCCAAAGTGCAACTATAAAAGAGGAAGTTGAGAATAGTTTGGGAAGAGAAGATAGGACCAGCCTTGTGAAGGATGAGGAGGGAGATGGCAGTTACTgcatgctgcaggcagctgcgTCAACTTCTGAAGACTCTGCAGCCCTTGACTGCCCAATCAACTTTGCCTCAGCATCTGGACAGCTGACAAATTTCCTCAGTGACGTGAATTCAGTGCCCCTACTTCCTGTGGTTGAGATTGCACAGGAACCCACAGATAAGTCAGAGTTACATGAACAGTGTGAGGTTTATTATTTGGACGAGACTGAAAAGgggacaaagaaaaataataatgacagAAGTGGAATGTGTGCTGAGAAAGTCACTAGTGGCATCTCTGGAGATCTCTGCAGGCTAGCATCATTACAGGATGCGTCTGGCCCAGCTATTTGCAGATCATCCACATGTCCTTCAGCCAGTGTTGCAGCTCAGCAGTCCTACAAGCTGTCTTCATTCCTGGAATCTGGAAGTATCCATGGtgaaaccaaggaaaaaaaagagctatgTGACAACCCAGAAATCCTGCAACCTGTCAAGAAGAAGTCACGTACCTTCTATAGTGCAG AGCAGCTAGAAGAGTTGGAGAAGATGTTCCAGGAAGACCACTACCCTGATAATGAGAAGAGGAGGGAGATTGCAACAGTGGTTGGGGTGACACCACAGCGCATCATG GTCTGGTTTCAGAATCGCAGGGCAAAGTGGCGAAAAACAGAGAAGTTGAAtgtgaaaggcaagaaaaaatactCAGCATCAGCCCTGTCAGTCCCTACAGGGCCAGACAGTTCTGG GGTCCCTCTTCTGCCCATGCCTCCGTTGCCTGACTTTGTTCATGACCAGTCTGCTGTGTTGAATGTAGACACTACAGCTGGGAACTGCTCCAGCCTGCTCACTGGGCATTCTGCACCGCTTGCTTCCTCCTCAG TCTCTTCAGTGGCAGGAATGGTGGCAGCTTGTGGAGCAGTTCAGACAAAGACATTACTGCAGTTCAACTTCAGTTCCAGCAGAATGGAGTGCTTCCCTAGTCTCCCCAGCCCTCCGCCCATTCGCAGGGCCagcctccctcccagcctgtCCTTCAACCCCCGCAACCGTATTGTTCCCTTGATGCTGGACACTCCTGACAGTGAATGCAGCTTGTCCAGTCAAGAAAATGGATCCAGGGAGGCCTTCACTTACAGCATCCAGAATCAAGG CTTGTGTTCACCAGTTTCCTGTGATTACCCTGAGCAGCTGGTGTCTCCAGGCAGCATAGAGACCCCATACTGTCAGTACAGCAGCCAGGGTGGAACTTACCAACTGCCCCAGTatcctcagcagcaccagctctcCCAGTTCCACCATCTGCCAGTTCACCTGGCCAGCAATGTGCTCTCCAGTGTCCGCCTCACTCCTACAACACCCACTGAGTCCAGtacctccttccttcccttacCTGGCAACAGTGGGGTTGTCACCTGTGGGACAGCAGGAGCCACACAAGGCTATGTACAGAACCACATGGGGGGACAGCTTGTGTTACAGCAGCCGAGTGGAAACTCAG CAGGCATCACTGCCTATCAGGCTGTCCCCTGGAATGATTTCTATATGCAGGGAGCTCCATTTTTGAATCAGTCGCACTCACGAATGCAATCTTCTAGCACAGCAGGACGACAATATTTCTCAGAGCAAACTTCCTACACCCAGCCACCTTGCCAGCCCTCCTCTCCATGTTTCCTTCAAGTGCCCAATGGAACAGCACTAGGATCCATGCCACATAcgggaaaacagaaggaaataacaACACCAGGCCAGAGTTTGTGCCAGAGCCACCAAACAGCGCCAGAGTTGACATCACTTGCTGAAAGAGAGGAAGtagagagcagcagcaagaaggGAGAGAGTATTGCTG atattaAAGAAGAAGCTAATGACTGA
- the NOBOX gene encoding homeobox protein NOBOX isoform X4: MSPLGLAAIYQAEPSRTGRRRAGMDGAGAKEERVPQGLDADPVGGHGTGGNVPSVFQSATIKEEVENSLGREDRTSLVKDEEGDGSYCMLQAAASTSEDSAALDCPINFASASGQLTNFLSDVNSVPLLPVVEIAQEPTDKSELHEQCEVYYLDETEKGTKKNNNDRSGMCAEKVTSGISGDLCRLASLQDASGPAICRSSTCPSASVAAQQSYKLSSFLESGSIHGETKEKKELCDNPEILQPVKKKSRTFYSAEQLEELEKMFQEDHYPDNEKRREIATVVGVTPQRIMVWFQNRRAKWRKTEKLNVKGKKKYSASALSVPTGPDSSGVPLLPMPPLPDFVHDQSAVLNVDTTAGNCSSLLTGHSAPLASSSVSSVAGMVAACGAVQTKTLLQFNFSSSRMECFPSLPSPPPIRRASLPPSLSFNPRNRIVPLMLDTPDSECSLSSQENGSREAFTYSIQNQGLCSPVSCDYPEQLVSPGSIETPYCQYSSQGGTYQLPQYPQQHQLSQFHHLPVHLASNVLSSVRLTPTTPTESSTSFLPLPGNSGVVTCGTAGATQGYVQNHMGGQLVLQQPSGNSAGITAYQAVPWNDFYMQGAPFLNQSHSRMQSSSTAGRQYFSEQTSYTQPPCQPSSPCFLQVPNGTALGSMPHTGKQKEITTPGQSLCQSHQTAPELTSLAEREEVESSSKKGESIADIKEEAND; encoded by the exons TGTGCCATCTGTGTTCCAAAGTGCAACTATAAAAGAGGAAGTTGAGAATAGTTTGGGAAGAGAAGATAGGACCAGCCTTGTGAAGGATGAGGAGGGAGATGGCAGTTACTgcatgctgcaggcagctgcgTCAACTTCTGAAGACTCTGCAGCCCTTGACTGCCCAATCAACTTTGCCTCAGCATCTGGACAGCTGACAAATTTCCTCAGTGACGTGAATTCAGTGCCCCTACTTCCTGTGGTTGAGATTGCACAGGAACCCACAGATAAGTCAGAGTTACATGAACAGTGTGAGGTTTATTATTTGGACGAGACTGAAAAGgggacaaagaaaaataataatgacagAAGTGGAATGTGTGCTGAGAAAGTCACTAGTGGCATCTCTGGAGATCTCTGCAGGCTAGCATCATTACAGGATGCGTCTGGCCCAGCTATTTGCAGATCATCCACATGTCCTTCAGCCAGTGTTGCAGCTCAGCAGTCCTACAAGCTGTCTTCATTCCTGGAATCTGGAAGTATCCATGGtgaaaccaaggaaaaaaaagagctatgTGACAACCCAGAAATCCTGCAACCTGTCAAGAAGAAGTCACGTACCTTCTATAGTGCAG AGCAGCTAGAAGAGTTGGAGAAGATGTTCCAGGAAGACCACTACCCTGATAATGAGAAGAGGAGGGAGATTGCAACAGTGGTTGGGGTGACACCACAGCGCATCATG GTCTGGTTTCAGAATCGCAGGGCAAAGTGGCGAAAAACAGAGAAGTTGAAtgtgaaaggcaagaaaaaatactCAGCATCAGCCCTGTCAGTCCCTACAGGGCCAGACAGTTCTGG GGTCCCTCTTCTGCCCATGCCTCCGTTGCCTGACTTTGTTCATGACCAGTCTGCTGTGTTGAATGTAGACACTACAGCTGGGAACTGCTCCAGCCTGCTCACTGGGCATTCTGCACCGCTTGCTTCCTCCTCAG TCTCTTCAGTGGCAGGAATGGTGGCAGCTTGTGGAGCAGTTCAGACAAAGACATTACTGCAGTTCAACTTCAGTTCCAGCAGAATGGAGTGCTTCCCTAGTCTCCCCAGCCCTCCGCCCATTCGCAGGGCCagcctccctcccagcctgtCCTTCAACCCCCGCAACCGTATTGTTCCCTTGATGCTGGACACTCCTGACAGTGAATGCAGCTTGTCCAGTCAAGAAAATGGATCCAGGGAGGCCTTCACTTACAGCATCCAGAATCAAGG CTTGTGTTCACCAGTTTCCTGTGATTACCCTGAGCAGCTGGTGTCTCCAGGCAGCATAGAGACCCCATACTGTCAGTACAGCAGCCAGGGTGGAACTTACCAACTGCCCCAGTatcctcagcagcaccagctctcCCAGTTCCACCATCTGCCAGTTCACCTGGCCAGCAATGTGCTCTCCAGTGTCCGCCTCACTCCTACAACACCCACTGAGTCCAGtacctccttccttcccttacCTGGCAACAGTGGGGTTGTCACCTGTGGGACAGCAGGAGCCACACAAGGCTATGTACAGAACCACATGGGGGGACAGCTTGTGTTACAGCAGCCGAGTGGAAACTCAG CAGGCATCACTGCCTATCAGGCTGTCCCCTGGAATGATTTCTATATGCAGGGAGCTCCATTTTTGAATCAGTCGCACTCACGAATGCAATCTTCTAGCACAGCAGGACGACAATATTTCTCAGAGCAAACTTCCTACACCCAGCCACCTTGCCAGCCCTCCTCTCCATGTTTCCTTCAAGTGCCCAATGGAACAGCACTAGGATCCATGCCACATAcgggaaaacagaaggaaataacaACACCAGGCCAGAGTTTGTGCCAGAGCCACCAAACAGCGCCAGAGTTGACATCACTTGCTGAAAGAGAGGAAGtagagagcagcagcaagaaggGAGAGAGTATTGCTG atattaAAGAAGAAGCTAATGACTGA
- the NOBOX gene encoding homeobox protein NOBOX isoform X5 has translation MFEYLHVSHIAFFSVALLAALYPDADPVGGHGTGGNVPSVFQSATIKEEVENSLGREDRTSLVKDEEGDGSYCMLQAAASTSEDSAALDCPINFASASGQLTNFLSDVNSVPLLPVVEIAQEPTDKSELHEQCEVYYLDETEKGTKKNNNDRSGMCAEKVTSGISGDLCRLASLQDASGPAICRSSTCPSASVAAQQSYKLSSFLESGSIHGETKEKKELCDNPEILQPVKKKSRTFYSAEQLEELEKMFQEDHYPDNEKRREIATVVGVTPQRIMVWFQNRRAKWRKTEKLNVKGKKKYSASALSVPTGPDSSGVPLLPMPPLPDFVHDQSAVLNVDTTAGNCSSLLTGHSAPLASSSVSSVAGMVAACGAVQTKTLLQFNFSSSRMECFPSLPSPPPIRRASLPPSLSFNPRNRIVPLMLDTPDSECSLSSQENGSREAFTYSIQNQGLCSPVSCDYPEQLVSPGSIETPYCQYSSQGGTYQLPQYPQQHQLSQFHHLPVHLASNVLSSVRLTPTTPTESSTSFLPLPGNSGVVTCGTAGATQGYVQNHMGGQLVLQQPSGNSAGITAYQAVPWNDFYMQGAPFLNQSHSRMQSSSTAGRQYFSEQTSYTQPPCQPSSPCFLQVPNGTALGSMPHTGKQKEITTPGQSLCQSHQTAPELTSLAEREEVESSSKKGESIADIKEEAND, from the exons TGTGCCATCTGTGTTCCAAAGTGCAACTATAAAAGAGGAAGTTGAGAATAGTTTGGGAAGAGAAGATAGGACCAGCCTTGTGAAGGATGAGGAGGGAGATGGCAGTTACTgcatgctgcaggcagctgcgTCAACTTCTGAAGACTCTGCAGCCCTTGACTGCCCAATCAACTTTGCCTCAGCATCTGGACAGCTGACAAATTTCCTCAGTGACGTGAATTCAGTGCCCCTACTTCCTGTGGTTGAGATTGCACAGGAACCCACAGATAAGTCAGAGTTACATGAACAGTGTGAGGTTTATTATTTGGACGAGACTGAAAAGgggacaaagaaaaataataatgacagAAGTGGAATGTGTGCTGAGAAAGTCACTAGTGGCATCTCTGGAGATCTCTGCAGGCTAGCATCATTACAGGATGCGTCTGGCCCAGCTATTTGCAGATCATCCACATGTCCTTCAGCCAGTGTTGCAGCTCAGCAGTCCTACAAGCTGTCTTCATTCCTGGAATCTGGAAGTATCCATGGtgaaaccaaggaaaaaaaagagctatgTGACAACCCAGAAATCCTGCAACCTGTCAAGAAGAAGTCACGTACCTTCTATAGTGCAG AGCAGCTAGAAGAGTTGGAGAAGATGTTCCAGGAAGACCACTACCCTGATAATGAGAAGAGGAGGGAGATTGCAACAGTGGTTGGGGTGACACCACAGCGCATCATG GTCTGGTTTCAGAATCGCAGGGCAAAGTGGCGAAAAACAGAGAAGTTGAAtgtgaaaggcaagaaaaaatactCAGCATCAGCCCTGTCAGTCCCTACAGGGCCAGACAGTTCTGG GGTCCCTCTTCTGCCCATGCCTCCGTTGCCTGACTTTGTTCATGACCAGTCTGCTGTGTTGAATGTAGACACTACAGCTGGGAACTGCTCCAGCCTGCTCACTGGGCATTCTGCACCGCTTGCTTCCTCCTCAG TCTCTTCAGTGGCAGGAATGGTGGCAGCTTGTGGAGCAGTTCAGACAAAGACATTACTGCAGTTCAACTTCAGTTCCAGCAGAATGGAGTGCTTCCCTAGTCTCCCCAGCCCTCCGCCCATTCGCAGGGCCagcctccctcccagcctgtCCTTCAACCCCCGCAACCGTATTGTTCCCTTGATGCTGGACACTCCTGACAGTGAATGCAGCTTGTCCAGTCAAGAAAATGGATCCAGGGAGGCCTTCACTTACAGCATCCAGAATCAAGG CTTGTGTTCACCAGTTTCCTGTGATTACCCTGAGCAGCTGGTGTCTCCAGGCAGCATAGAGACCCCATACTGTCAGTACAGCAGCCAGGGTGGAACTTACCAACTGCCCCAGTatcctcagcagcaccagctctcCCAGTTCCACCATCTGCCAGTTCACCTGGCCAGCAATGTGCTCTCCAGTGTCCGCCTCACTCCTACAACACCCACTGAGTCCAGtacctccttccttcccttacCTGGCAACAGTGGGGTTGTCACCTGTGGGACAGCAGGAGCCACACAAGGCTATGTACAGAACCACATGGGGGGACAGCTTGTGTTACAGCAGCCGAGTGGAAACTCAG CAGGCATCACTGCCTATCAGGCTGTCCCCTGGAATGATTTCTATATGCAGGGAGCTCCATTTTTGAATCAGTCGCACTCACGAATGCAATCTTCTAGCACAGCAGGACGACAATATTTCTCAGAGCAAACTTCCTACACCCAGCCACCTTGCCAGCCCTCCTCTCCATGTTTCCTTCAAGTGCCCAATGGAACAGCACTAGGATCCATGCCACATAcgggaaaacagaaggaaataacaACACCAGGCCAGAGTTTGTGCCAGAGCCACCAAACAGCGCCAGAGTTGACATCACTTGCTGAAAGAGAGGAAGtagagagcagcagcaagaaggGAGAGAGTATTGCTG atattaAAGAAGAAGCTAATGACTGA